The following proteins are co-located in the Streptomyces asiaticus genome:
- a CDS encoding beta-ketoacyl synthase N-terminal-like domain-containing protein, with translation MSTYAIVGLSCLFPGARTPAEFWHNLRAGADSRREGGQEVFGTSPEEQDLDPQHEIYCRRGGFVTGFDFDPGGYRLDPGHLARLDRLFHWSLHVTREALRDSGHAERPGVLARAGLVLGNYSFPTPTSAKMSVPLAQEAVLEGLRRAGLPELAGLPPGAPLVDEAPLTEENLRVSGSPAGVTATALGLGGPRYALDAACSSALYALKLACDHLATGQADLMLAGGVCAPDPTLIHLSFSDLGAYPRDGFSQPFDRRSGGILTGQGAGMVAVRRLADAVRDGDKIYAVVEGIGLTNDGGGRHLLVPQGQGQLDAYELAYKDAEFGPEEVDYVECHATGTPIGDATEAESVARFFGGAGKVPLLGSVKGNIGHLLTVAGLSSLLKVIVAMGEGHLPPTIAVGQPIESQDGTVGASVLVREGRPWPDHGGPRRAAVSAFGFGGTNAHVVLSDTPPQSEAEELQVQAVPALDIIGLGSHFGSLDGVEEFEQVVHSGADAFAPLPERRWRGLEQTSGGSLERRAGVTPDALPQGVFVDGVAIDPVDQKIPPADLRTYNVQHVLATKVADEALRDAGYSREVSQGAKAPASRRIAVVVAMETEPYSHARLTRYRLATFLRESYERAGLKLTEEQRAALAAAARDAVVDPITANEVLSYIGNIMASRISSLWNLTGPSFTLSSEGSGTVAALETARLLLLDPTIEAVLVGAVDMTGSAEQTLLAPETAAQAGLTFGEDMRGRRIGEGAGAVVVTRPDEAHRATDRVYARLESLAVRHAAPAAGAVPTADVDTLARAAEAALAEAGIVAAGIEYVEAHAGGTADLDRAEVAALARTYPGRDGERGTALGSAAAQVGTAGCAGAMAGLLRTVLCLHHGYLPGTKGWRRPAADLADAFAASALYVPEASRPWLRRAQGVRRHAAVNVLGSGGMCGHLVLSADATRGAVARTDWRRAGGPALLPLAADSLDGLLAEIERHRTLLGDGGAGAIDPYALAREAAGRLRRFPASAPRAVFVGTDAVELRAQLNLAVKGVADAYARGGEWATPAGTFFTARPIGPDGKVALVYPGAFNSYPGLGQDFFRAFPGLLDRFEAQAAEPARLLRAHRLYPRTHVTPERRDVMKLEAAMGEDVPFMLATGTSFAILHTDLVRETLGLKVHGGFGYSLGESSMLHATGGWRQEGRRDDLLSNTPIFRDRLCGARRTVRELWRLPRETRDDAIWASYVLLTDADLVVTALAGYDRVYLTHVNTPGELVIAGDPVQCRALVEELGCPAARSPVSVVMHCTAVDSELEGLAGLNDYPTGPVDGLELLSAYDYEALTRADGGVVASGASLDRTEVARRIAQTLRSPIDFPRLVRTAYDRGFRYFIEVGPSATCSRWVRDTLGDAPHVAVPVDRRGVPATRSVAQLLARLVGHGLDVDLEAPLAAPPPRPGQGRAARFRVGGGTPVPDRIARSVRELATSDGPFAARRPAPVPVAPEEPARMPADLTLAEETIAFDGEPISVLPFAPTAPRAVPAAPEPLATVTATPPSQSRVEVASASVAHAREASAAADVVRELRGQMLATHSVVMETQYVLQLAALRTTEALLDGAAGAPIVPSASAGPSAPVQRPASAAAEPLRTAEAAPGAQAQALPAAPSSYQHQPAPVDEGTVRPASERTAGDRTRPDGVVWDNKDLLEFATGRVANVFGPEFAVIDEYAKRVRLPAPPYHFVTRVTRVEATPGELKPSKITTEFDVPEDAWYAVDGGVPPAVTVEAGQCDLLLVSYLGIDFRNKGERVYRLLDSSLIFHGPLPRTGQTLRYDISIDRFVHQGDTTLFFFSYLCYADGELILELKDACAGFFGKQELDTPLGVVMSEKEKAGRAARTALPKKTFKPLEYTDKDHLTPDDLELLAQGTPGEVFGPHHAQAPGINPALKLPVAELRMVDEVTIDRTGGPYGLGRLSAIKRLEPDAWYFECHFPDDPVLAGSLVAEGAVQLLQIYLLYLGMHLTLPDARFQTMTELRIDVQVRGQITPEHPEIRYEVEVTEVTLLPRPSVVADVLIHLGDKPVIRMRNLGLQILEKEGTPYRPEAGGIPAFLGRRNRSGEPAMINEMHLAHAAKGDLGMAMGPEFDIYRERRAPYIPNGDFKFVDRVMRLEGTRGDLSPGSEMVTEYDSAPDSWYYRENSFPHMPNCVYMESSLQAAIFLGYYLGATLKNPEQEYSIRNLGGRATLVKDIDLRGRTIRHHSRLLMTSAVQGAVLQNFSYELSADGEVFYTGESLFGYFSEAALANQVGLDNGAYVAPWLEQELPDSAGVRTIDLRGEDAPAFRDPSGGRLYLPGGHFALVDEVQLVVGGGRHGAGYLHGRRVIRPDEWYFDCHFHRDPVMPGSLGVEAVLQALRLFVIEEGLADGYARPRFAMATDVEMSWKYRGQILCHDGEMSFDAHVKEVRREDGRLLVIADAELWKPGLRIYELIDVAIEVRPDTDAAHV, from the coding sequence ATGAGCACGTACGCCATCGTCGGCCTCTCCTGTCTGTTCCCGGGAGCGCGGACACCCGCCGAGTTCTGGCACAACCTCCGCGCCGGCGCGGACAGCCGCCGCGAGGGCGGCCAGGAGGTCTTCGGCACCTCCCCCGAGGAGCAGGACCTCGACCCGCAGCACGAGATCTACTGCCGCCGGGGCGGCTTCGTCACCGGCTTTGACTTCGACCCCGGCGGATACCGGCTCGACCCCGGCCACCTCGCCCGCCTCGACCGGCTCTTCCACTGGTCGCTGCACGTCACCCGCGAGGCGCTCCGCGACAGTGGCCACGCCGAGCGGCCCGGCGTGCTCGCCCGCGCCGGCCTGGTCCTCGGCAACTACTCCTTCCCCACGCCGACGTCGGCGAAGATGAGCGTGCCGCTCGCGCAGGAGGCCGTGCTCGAGGGCTTGCGCCGCGCCGGGCTCCCGGAACTCGCCGGTCTGCCCCCGGGCGCCCCGCTGGTCGACGAGGCGCCGCTCACGGAGGAGAACCTCAGGGTCAGCGGCTCCCCGGCAGGGGTCACCGCCACCGCCCTCGGCCTTGGCGGCCCCCGCTACGCCCTGGACGCGGCCTGCTCCTCCGCGCTCTACGCGCTCAAGCTGGCCTGCGACCACCTGGCCACCGGCCAGGCCGACCTGATGCTCGCGGGCGGTGTGTGCGCCCCCGACCCGACCCTGATCCACCTGTCTTTCTCCGACCTGGGCGCCTACCCGCGCGATGGGTTCAGCCAGCCCTTCGACCGCCGCTCCGGCGGCATCCTCACCGGGCAGGGCGCGGGCATGGTCGCGGTGCGACGGCTCGCGGACGCGGTGCGCGACGGCGACAAGATCTACGCCGTCGTCGAGGGCATCGGCCTCACCAACGACGGCGGCGGCCGCCACCTGCTGGTACCGCAGGGACAGGGCCAGCTCGACGCCTACGAACTCGCCTACAAAGACGCCGAGTTCGGGCCCGAGGAGGTCGACTACGTGGAGTGCCATGCCACCGGTACGCCCATCGGTGACGCCACCGAGGCCGAGTCCGTGGCCCGGTTCTTCGGCGGCGCGGGCAAGGTACCGCTGCTCGGCTCGGTCAAGGGCAACATCGGGCACCTGCTCACCGTCGCGGGTCTGAGCAGCCTCCTGAAGGTGATCGTCGCGATGGGTGAGGGACACCTGCCGCCGACCATCGCCGTGGGCCAGCCGATCGAGTCCCAGGACGGCACGGTCGGTGCGTCCGTCCTGGTCCGTGAGGGGCGCCCGTGGCCGGACCACGGCGGGCCGCGCCGCGCGGCGGTCTCCGCCTTCGGATTCGGCGGGACCAACGCACACGTGGTCCTGTCGGACACACCGCCCCAGAGCGAGGCGGAGGAGCTGCAGGTGCAGGCCGTGCCAGCTCTCGACATCATCGGCCTCGGGTCCCACTTCGGCTCCCTCGATGGTGTAGAGGAGTTTGAGCAGGTGGTGCACAGCGGGGCCGACGCCTTCGCGCCGCTGCCCGAGCGGCGCTGGCGCGGCCTGGAGCAGACCTCCGGCGGTTCCCTGGAGCGACGGGCAGGGGTTACGCCGGACGCGCTGCCGCAGGGAGTGTTCGTCGACGGCGTTGCCATCGACCCGGTCGACCAGAAGATCCCGCCCGCCGATCTGCGTACATACAACGTCCAGCACGTCCTCGCGACCAAGGTCGCCGACGAGGCATTGCGCGACGCCGGGTACAGCCGTGAGGTGTCCCAAGGCGCCAAGGCGCCCGCTTCGCGCCGGATCGCCGTCGTCGTGGCGATGGAGACCGAGCCGTACAGCCACGCCCGCCTCACCCGCTACCGCCTTGCCACATTCCTGCGCGAGAGTTACGAGCGCGCGGGTCTGAAGCTCACGGAGGAGCAGCGGGCCGCGCTCGCCGCCGCGGCCCGGGACGCGGTGGTCGACCCGATCACCGCCAACGAGGTGCTCAGCTACATCGGCAACATCATGGCGAGCCGTATCTCCTCGCTGTGGAACCTCACCGGCCCCTCCTTCACGCTCTCCTCCGAGGGCTCCGGAACCGTCGCCGCCTTGGAAACCGCGCGCCTGCTGCTGCTCGACCCGACCATCGAGGCCGTCCTCGTCGGTGCCGTCGACATGACCGGCTCGGCCGAGCAGACCCTGCTCGCGCCGGAGACAGCCGCCCAGGCGGGACTGACCTTCGGCGAGGACATGCGGGGCCGCCGCATCGGCGAGGGCGCGGGCGCCGTCGTCGTCACGCGCCCCGACGAGGCGCACCGGGCAACCGACCGTGTTTACGCGCGACTTGAGTCCCTGGCCGTGCGGCACGCCGCCCCCGCCGCTGGGGCCGTGCCCACCGCCGACGTCGACACGCTCGCCCGCGCCGCCGAGGCCGCGCTCGCCGAGGCCGGGATCGTGGCCGCCGGCATCGAGTACGTGGAGGCCCACGCGGGCGGCACCGCCGACCTGGACCGCGCCGAGGTCGCCGCGCTCGCCCGCACATACCCCGGCCGGGACGGTGAGCGGGGAACCGCCCTCGGCAGCGCCGCCGCGCAGGTCGGCACCGCCGGATGCGCCGGGGCCATGGCCGGTCTGCTCCGCACGGTGCTCTGCCTGCACCACGGCTACCTGCCCGGAACGAAGGGCTGGCGCCGTCCCGCCGCCGACCTGGCCGACGCCTTCGCCGCCTCCGCCCTGTACGTGCCCGAGGCGTCCCGCCCCTGGCTGCGCCGCGCCCAGGGCGTCCGCCGCCACGCCGCCGTCAACGTCCTCGGCTCCGGCGGCATGTGCGGCCATCTGGTGCTCTCCGCCGACGCCACGCGCGGCGCCGTCGCCCGAACCGACTGGCGCCGCGCGGGGGGCCCGGCGTTGCTTCCGCTCGCCGCCGACTCGCTCGACGGGCTGCTCGCAGAGATCGAGCGGCATCGCACGCTCCTGGGAGACGGCGGCGCTGGTGCCATCGACCCGTACGCGCTCGCCCGCGAGGCCGCTGGGCGGCTGCGCCGCTTCCCGGCGTCGGCGCCGCGCGCCGTCTTCGTCGGTACGGACGCCGTCGAGCTGCGTGCTCAGCTGAACCTGGCCGTCAAGGGCGTCGCCGACGCATACGCCCGGGGCGGTGAGTGGGCCACTCCGGCGGGGACCTTCTTCACCGCCCGGCCCATCGGCCCCGACGGCAAGGTCGCCCTGGTCTACCCGGGCGCCTTCAACTCCTACCCCGGCCTCGGGCAGGACTTCTTCCGGGCCTTCCCGGGCCTGCTCGACCGGTTCGAGGCGCAGGCCGCCGAGCCCGCCCGGCTGCTGCGCGCGCACCGGCTCTACCCCCGCACCCACGTCACCCCGGAGCGCCGGGACGTCATGAAGCTGGAGGCGGCAATGGGGGAGGACGTGCCGTTCATGCTCGCCACCGGCACCAGCTTCGCCATCCTCCACACCGACCTCGTCCGCGAGACGCTCGGCCTCAAGGTCCACGGCGGCTTCGGCTACAGCCTCGGCGAGTCCAGCATGCTGCACGCCACCGGCGGCTGGCGGCAGGAGGGCCGCCGGGACGACCTGCTCAGCAACACACCGATCTTCCGGGATCGGTTGTGCGGTGCCCGGCGCACCGTGCGCGAGCTGTGGCGGCTGCCGCGGGAAACCCGGGACGACGCCATCTGGGCCTCTTATGTGCTGCTCACCGATGCCGATCTGGTGGTCACGGCCCTCGCCGGGTACGACCGGGTGTACCTCACGCACGTCAATACGCCCGGCGAGCTGGTGATCGCCGGTGATCCGGTCCAGTGCCGCGCGCTTGTCGAGGAACTGGGCTGCCCGGCGGCCCGCTCCCCGGTCAGCGTGGTCATGCACTGCACGGCCGTCGACTCCGAACTCGAGGGCCTGGCCGGGCTGAACGACTACCCGACCGGCCCGGTCGACGGCCTCGAGCTGCTGAGCGCGTACGACTACGAGGCGCTGACCCGCGCGGACGGTGGTGTCGTGGCATCCGGCGCCAGCCTCGACCGCACGGAGGTCGCCCGGCGCATCGCGCAGACCCTGCGCTCCCCGATCGACTTCCCTCGCCTGGTGCGCACCGCGTACGACCGCGGTTTCCGCTACTTCATCGAGGTGGGTCCGAGCGCGACCTGCTCGCGCTGGGTCCGCGACACGCTCGGCGACGCGCCGCACGTCGCGGTCCCCGTCGACCGGCGCGGCGTCCCGGCCACCCGGTCGGTCGCCCAGCTCCTCGCCCGCCTGGTCGGGCACGGCCTGGACGTCGACCTGGAGGCCCCGCTCGCCGCGCCCCCGCCCCGGCCCGGGCAGGGCCGCGCCGCCCGGTTCCGGGTGGGCGGCGGCACCCCGGTGCCGGACCGCATCGCCCGGTCCGTCCGTGAACTCGCCACCAGTGACGGCCCGTTCGCCGCCCGGCGCCCGGCCCCTGTTCCCGTAGCACCGGAGGAACCCGCCCGCATGCCCGCCGACCTGACCCTCGCCGAGGAGACGATCGCCTTCGACGGTGAACCGATCTCCGTACTGCCGTTCGCGCCGACGGCGCCCAGGGCCGTGCCCGCGGCGCCCGAGCCCCTTGCGACCGTGACGGCAACTCCCCCTTCACAGAGTCGTGTCGAGGTGGCGTCCGCCTCTGTGGCCCATGCGCGGGAAGCCTCTGCCGCCGCGGACGTCGTCCGTGAGCTGCGCGGGCAGATGCTCGCCACGCACTCCGTGGTCATGGAGACTCAGTACGTCCTTCAGCTGGCCGCGCTCCGCACGACGGAGGCGCTGCTCGACGGGGCGGCCGGGGCGCCGATCGTACCGAGCGCGTCCGCCGGTCCCAGTGCGCCGGTCCAGCGGCCCGCATCGGCCGCCGCCGAGCCTCTACGGACCGCCGAGGCCGCACCGGGCGCGCAGGCGCAGGCGCTTCCGGCGGCCCCGTCCTCGTATCAGCACCAGCCTGCGCCGGTCGACGAGGGCACGGTCCGTCCCGCGAGCGAGCGCACCGCAGGTGACCGCACCCGTCCCGATGGCGTCGTCTGGGACAACAAGGATCTCCTCGAGTTCGCCACCGGCCGCGTCGCGAACGTCTTCGGGCCCGAGTTCGCCGTCATCGACGAGTACGCCAAGCGCGTGCGGCTTCCCGCGCCCCCGTACCATTTCGTCACCCGCGTCACCCGTGTCGAGGCCACTCCGGGCGAGCTCAAGCCGTCGAAGATCACCACCGAGTTCGACGTCCCGGAGGATGCCTGGTACGCGGTTGACGGCGGTGTGCCCCCAGCCGTCACCGTCGAGGCGGGTCAGTGCGACCTGTTGCTCGTCAGCTACCTGGGGATCGACTTCCGCAACAAGGGCGAGCGCGTCTACCGGCTGCTCGACAGCTCCCTGATCTTCCACGGGCCGCTGCCGCGCACCGGTCAGACCCTGCGCTATGACATCTCCATCGACCGCTTCGTCCACCAGGGCGACACGACGCTCTTCTTCTTCAGCTATCTCTGCTACGCCGACGGCGAGCTGATCCTCGAACTCAAGGACGCCTGCGCCGGGTTCTTCGGCAAGCAGGAGCTGGACACGCCGCTGGGCGTCGTCATGTCGGAGAAGGAGAAGGCCGGGCGGGCCGCGCGCACGGCTCTGCCGAAGAAGACTTTCAAGCCGCTTGAGTACACCGACAAGGACCATCTCACCCCGGACGACCTGGAGCTGCTCGCGCAGGGTACCCCAGGAGAGGTGTTCGGGCCGCACCATGCCCAGGCCCCGGGCATCAACCCCGCCCTCAAGCTGCCGGTCGCCGAGCTGCGGATGGTCGACGAGGTCACCATCGACCGCACCGGCGGCCCGTACGGCCTCGGCAGGCTCAGCGCGATCAAGCGGCTTGAGCCGGACGCGTGGTACTTCGAGTGCCACTTCCCGGACGACCCGGTGCTCGCGGGCTCCCTCGTCGCCGAGGGAGCCGTGCAACTGCTCCAGATCTATCTGCTGTACCTGGGCATGCACCTGACGCTGCCGGACGCCCGCTTCCAGACCATGACCGAACTGCGGATCGATGTGCAGGTGCGCGGCCAGATCACGCCGGAGCACCCGGAGATCCGCTACGAGGTCGAGGTCACTGAGGTGACGCTGCTCCCGCGCCCCTCCGTGGTCGCGGACGTCCTGATCCACCTCGGCGACAAGCCGGTGATCCGGATGCGCAACCTCGGCCTGCAGATCCTGGAGAAGGAGGGCACCCCGTACCGCCCGGAGGCCGGCGGGATACCCGCCTTCCTCGGCCGCCGCAACCGCAGCGGCGAGCCCGCGATGATCAACGAGATGCACCTGGCACACGCCGCCAAGGGCGACCTGGGCATGGCGATGGGCCCGGAGTTCGACATCTACCGCGAGCGCCGCGCGCCCTACATTCCAAACGGCGACTTCAAGTTCGTCGACCGCGTCATGCGGCTCGAGGGCACCCGCGGCGACCTGAGCCCGGGCTCGGAGATGGTCACCGAGTACGACTCGGCGCCGGACTCCTGGTACTACCGTGAGAACTCCTTCCCGCACATGCCGAACTGCGTGTACATGGAGTCCTCGCTACAGGCGGCGATCTTCCTCGGCTACTACCTCGGCGCTACCCTGAAGAACCCCGAGCAGGAGTACTCGATCCGCAATCTCGGCGGGCGCGCCACCCTCGTCAAGGACATCGACCTGCGCGGCAGGACCATCCGCCACCACTCCAGGCTCCTGATGACGAGCGCGGTCCAGGGCGCGGTGCTCCAGAACTTCAGTTACGAGCTCTCCGCCGACGGCGAGGTCTTCTACACCGGTGAGTCGCTCTTCGGCTACTTCAGTGAGGCGGCCCTCGCCAACCAGGTCGGCCTGGACAACGGCGCCTACGTCGCCCCGTGGCTGGAGCAGGAGCTGCCGGACTCCGCGGGCGTGCGCACCATCGACCTCCGCGGCGAGGACGCCCCGGCCTTCCGGGACCCTTCCGGCGGTCGGCTGTACCTGCCCGGCGGGCACTTCGCTCTGGTCGACGAGGTCCAGCTGGTCGTCGGCGGCGGTCGGCACGGCGCC